In Micromonospora sp. LH3U1, one genomic interval encodes:
- a CDS encoding NADP-dependent oxidoreductase codes for MTSNREIHLASRPQGWPTEDTFRLVDTDVPAPGPGQIVVRNQYMSVDPYMRGRMNDVKSYVPPFALDAPLDGAAIGEVVASEAADVAVGTTVLHGLGWREYALLDATAARKVDPSLAPVSAYLSVLGMPGLTAYAGLLEVAAMKPGETVFVSAAAGSVGSLVGQIAKLKGAGRVVGSAGSPAKVERLRALGFDAAFDYHDGTVRESLRAAAPDGVDVYFDNVGGDHLEAAISAMNLHGRAAICGMISQYNATEPSAAPRNLALVIGKRLTLRGFLVNDHNDVRAAFVRDVAGWLREGTLSYDETIVDGIENAPAAFLGLLRGDNLGKMLVRV; via the coding sequence GTGACCAGCAACCGCGAGATCCACCTGGCCAGCCGCCCGCAGGGCTGGCCCACCGAAGACACCTTCCGGCTCGTCGACACCGACGTCCCGGCGCCCGGACCCGGCCAGATCGTGGTCCGCAACCAGTACATGTCCGTCGACCCGTACATGCGCGGACGGATGAACGACGTCAAGTCGTACGTGCCACCGTTCGCGCTCGACGCGCCGCTCGACGGTGCCGCGATCGGCGAGGTGGTGGCCAGCGAGGCGGCGGACGTCGCCGTCGGGACCACCGTCCTGCACGGGCTGGGCTGGCGCGAGTACGCGCTGCTCGACGCCACCGCCGCCCGTAAGGTCGACCCGAGCCTCGCCCCGGTCAGCGCATACCTCAGCGTGCTGGGCATGCCCGGCCTGACCGCGTACGCCGGCCTGTTGGAGGTGGCCGCGATGAAGCCCGGCGAGACGGTCTTCGTCTCCGCCGCGGCCGGCTCGGTGGGCAGCCTCGTCGGTCAGATCGCCAAGCTCAAGGGCGCCGGCCGGGTGGTCGGCAGCGCCGGCTCGCCGGCCAAGGTCGAGCGGCTGCGGGCGCTGGGCTTCGACGCCGCCTTCGACTACCACGACGGGACGGTCCGCGAATCGCTGCGGGCGGCCGCCCCGGACGGCGTCGACGTCTACTTCGACAACGTCGGCGGTGACCACCTGGAGGCGGCCATCTCGGCCATGAACCTGCACGGTCGGGCCGCGATCTGCGGCATGATCTCGCAGTACAACGCCACCGAGCCGTCGGCCGCGCCGCGCAACCTGGCGCTGGTCATCGGCAAGCGGCTCACCCTGCGCGGCTTCCTGGTCAACGACCACAACGACGTGCGTGCGGCGTTCGTCCGCGACGTCGCGGGCTGGCTCCGCGAGGGCACGCTGTCCTACGACGAGACGATCGTGGACGGCATCGAGAACGCCCCGGCCGCGTTCCTCGGCCTGCTGCGCGGCGACAACCTCGGCAAGATGCTCGTCCGCGTCTGA
- the hisH gene encoding imidazole glycerol phosphate synthase subunit HisH has protein sequence MSDVVVLDYGSGNLRSAERALAAAGADVRVTDDLAVAAAADGLVVPGVGAYAACMAGIEALGAGPVIAERVAAGRPVLGICVGMQVLFEHGDEHGVVTKGLGLLPGGVTRLAASRLPHMGWNTVRAPRESVLFSGLPEQSRFYFVHSYAMGDPAALAAAGATVTTAHHDTDFVAAVERGPLSAAQFHPEKSADTGAALLRNWLATLPSGG, from the coding sequence ATGAGCGACGTGGTGGTGCTCGACTACGGCTCGGGAAACCTGCGCTCGGCGGAGCGGGCGCTGGCCGCCGCCGGCGCGGACGTGCGGGTCACCGATGATCTGGCCGTCGCGGCCGCCGCCGACGGTCTGGTGGTGCCGGGGGTGGGTGCGTACGCCGCGTGCATGGCGGGGATCGAGGCGCTCGGCGCCGGCCCGGTGATCGCCGAGCGGGTGGCTGCCGGTCGGCCGGTGCTCGGCATCTGTGTGGGCATGCAGGTGCTCTTCGAGCACGGCGACGAGCACGGTGTGGTGACCAAGGGGCTCGGCCTGCTGCCCGGCGGGGTGACCCGGCTGGCCGCCAGCCGGTTGCCGCACATGGGCTGGAACACGGTCCGCGCACCTCGGGAGTCGGTGCTCTTCTCGGGGCTGCCGGAGCAGAGCCGGTTCTACTTCGTCCACTCGTACGCGATGGGCGACCCGGCGGCGCTGGCCGCTGCCGGTGCTACGGTGACCACCGCCCACCACGACACGGATTTCGTCGCCGCGGTGGAGCGCGGGCCGCTCTCGGCGGCCCAGTTCCACCCGGAGAAGTCCGCCGACACCGGCGCCGCGTTGCTGCGCAACTGGCTCGCCACGCTGCCCAGCGGTGGCTGA
- a CDS encoding histidinol-phosphate transaminase produces MSDLDDLPIRADLRGLSPYGAPQLDVPVRLNTNENSHPVPEPVVEAIGKALAAELRELNRYPDRDAVALRADLAEYLGHGLTVEQVWAANGSNEIQQQLLQAFGGPGRSALGFVPAYSMHPLLALGTGTRWVPAQRGVDFGLTVEEAVAQVREHRPDVVFLCSPNNPTGTALDPAVIAAVLDAAPGMVVVDEAYAEFARPGTVSALAVLPGHPRLVVTRTMSKAFGFAGGRLGYLAADPAVVQAVQLVRLPYHLSALTQAAARAAVTHRDALLGTVSAIMAQRDRIVSTLRERGLRVADSDANFVLFEVGGDQTTVWNALLAQGVLVRDVGLPGWLRVTAGTAAETDAFLAAMETV; encoded by the coding sequence GTGAGCGACCTGGACGATCTGCCGATCCGTGCCGACCTGCGGGGGCTGTCGCCGTACGGGGCGCCGCAGTTGGACGTGCCGGTGCGGCTCAACACCAACGAGAATTCCCACCCGGTGCCGGAGCCGGTGGTCGAGGCGATCGGCAAGGCGCTCGCGGCCGAGCTGCGTGAGCTGAACCGCTACCCGGACCGGGACGCGGTGGCGCTCCGCGCCGACCTGGCCGAATATCTCGGGCACGGGTTGACTGTCGAGCAGGTGTGGGCGGCCAACGGCTCCAACGAGATCCAACAGCAGCTGCTCCAGGCGTTCGGCGGGCCGGGGCGCAGCGCGCTCGGCTTCGTGCCGGCGTACTCGATGCACCCGCTGCTGGCCCTCGGCACCGGCACCCGGTGGGTGCCCGCCCAGCGCGGCGTCGACTTCGGGTTGACCGTCGAGGAGGCGGTCGCCCAGGTCCGCGAGCACCGGCCCGACGTGGTCTTCCTCTGCTCCCCGAACAACCCCACCGGCACGGCACTGGACCCGGCGGTCATCGCCGCGGTGCTCGACGCCGCGCCCGGCATGGTGGTCGTCGACGAGGCGTACGCCGAGTTCGCCCGACCCGGGACGGTGAGCGCCCTCGCGGTGTTGCCCGGCCACCCGCGGCTGGTGGTCACCCGGACGATGAGCAAGGCGTTCGGCTTCGCCGGCGGGCGGCTGGGTTACCTGGCCGCCGACCCGGCGGTGGTGCAGGCGGTGCAGCTCGTCCGACTGCCGTATCATCTCTCCGCGCTGACCCAGGCCGCCGCTCGCGCGGCGGTGACCCACCGCGATGCCCTCCTCGGCACGGTGAGCGCGATCATGGCGCAGCGGGACCGGATCGTGTCGACGCTTCGCGAGCGCGGGTTGCGGGTCGCCGACAGCGACGCCAACTTCGTGCTCTTCGAGGTGGGCGGCGACCAGACCACCGTCTGGAACGCTCTGCTGGCACAGGGGGTGCTGGTTCGCGACGTCGGCCTGCCCGGCTGGCTGCGCGTGACCGCCGGCACCGCCGCCGAGACCGACGCCTTCCTCGCGGCAATGGAGACTGTGTAG
- a CDS encoding Rid family hydrolase: protein MTTTRLGSGGPWEQRYGYSRVVRAGDRAWTAGCTATVDGRVVHVGDAAAQTAQALRIALAALAEVGVEPADVVRTRMYVTDRLHADEVGRAHNAVFGAVRPAATLVVVAGLLDPEHLVEVEVEAYLGDR, encoded by the coding sequence GTGACGACCACCCGGCTCGGCTCGGGCGGTCCGTGGGAACAGCGGTACGGGTACTCCCGGGTGGTTCGGGCCGGCGATCGGGCCTGGACGGCCGGCTGCACGGCCACGGTGGACGGGCGGGTGGTGCACGTCGGTGATGCCGCCGCGCAGACCGCGCAGGCGCTGCGGATCGCGCTGGCCGCGCTCGCCGAGGTGGGTGTGGAGCCGGCCGACGTGGTCCGGACCAGGATGTACGTGACCGACCGGCTGCACGCCGACGAGGTGGGCCGGGCGCACAACGCGGTCTTCGGCGCGGTCCGGCCGGCGGCGACGCTGGTGGTGGTGGCCGGTCTGTTGGACCCGGAGCACCTGGTCGAGGTGGAGGTGGAAGCGTACCTCGGCGATCGCTGA
- a CDS encoding organic hydroperoxide resistance protein, which yields MQVIYTASATASGDGRDGHVETSDGTLALDLAVPKEMGGAGGAANPEQLFAAGYAACFHSALRLVARRAKADVTGSVVAAEVGIGPNGNGGFGLTVQLVVDLPAVSRETAEQIVEQAHQVCPYSNATRGNIDVTLTVRETSAA from the coding sequence ATGCAGGTTATCTACACCGCTTCCGCGACCGCCAGCGGCGACGGCCGCGACGGCCACGTCGAGACCTCCGACGGCACCCTCGCGCTCGACCTGGCCGTGCCGAAGGAGATGGGTGGCGCCGGTGGCGCGGCCAACCCCGAGCAGCTCTTCGCCGCCGGCTACGCGGCCTGCTTCCACAGCGCCCTGCGGCTGGTGGCCCGCCGGGCCAAGGCCGACGTGACCGGCTCCGTCGTCGCCGCCGAGGTCGGCATCGGCCCGAACGGCAATGGTGGCTTCGGGCTCACCGTGCAGCTCGTCGTCGACCTGCCCGCCGTCTCCCGCGAGACCGCCGAGCAGATCGTCGAGCAGGCCCACCAGGTCTGCCCGTACTCGAACGCGACCCGCGGCAACATCGACGTCACGCTGACCGTCCGGGAGACCTCGGCCGCGTGA
- a CDS encoding MarR family winged helix-turn-helix transcriptional regulator yields MTDDLLLRRQVCFALYAASRALTDVYRPILDEVGLTYPQYLALLVLWERPDDAPTVSELGGELRLDSGTLSPLLKRLETAGLVVRRRSARDERRVEVGLTEQGRALREQLCDVPLRIAQATGLGISELVALRDTLTRVTETIHRQKEQ; encoded by the coding sequence GTGACTGATGATCTGCTGTTGCGCCGGCAGGTGTGCTTCGCGCTCTACGCCGCGTCGCGCGCCCTGACCGACGTCTACCGGCCGATCCTCGACGAGGTCGGGCTGACCTACCCGCAGTACCTGGCGCTGCTGGTGCTCTGGGAGCGCCCCGACGACGCACCCACGGTCTCCGAGCTGGGCGGCGAGCTGCGGCTCGACTCCGGCACGCTCTCCCCGCTGCTCAAGCGGCTGGAGACGGCGGGTCTGGTGGTGCGGCGGCGGTCGGCGCGCGACGAGCGGCGGGTCGAGGTGGGCCTCACCGAGCAGGGTCGGGCGCTGCGCGAGCAGCTCTGCGACGTCCCGCTGCGGATCGCGCAGGCCACCGGGCTGGGCATCAGTGAGCTTGTCGCGCTGCGCGACACCCTCACCCGGGTCACCGAAACCATCCACCGACAGAAGGAGCAGTGA
- the hisB gene encoding imidazoleglycerol-phosphate dehydratase HisB: MSRTARVERITKETKVLVEIDLDGTGTAEISTGVGFYDHMLHQIARHGGFDLTVRTVGDLEIDAHHTIEDTALALGAAFDQALGDKAGIRRYGSATVPMDEVLVRAAVDLSGRPYVVHDEPVLAPYIGPVYATSMTRHIWETFGQAARVTLHVDVLRAARPGGHPDAHHVVEAQFKAVSRALREATAIDPRSAGAIPSTKGAL, from the coding sequence ATGAGCCGGACCGCCCGCGTGGAGCGGATCACCAAGGAGACCAAGGTTCTCGTCGAGATCGACCTCGACGGCACCGGCACCGCCGAGATCAGCACCGGCGTCGGCTTCTACGACCACATGCTGCACCAGATCGCCCGGCACGGCGGCTTCGACCTGACCGTGCGCACCGTGGGTGACCTGGAGATCGACGCGCACCACACGATCGAGGACACCGCGCTCGCCCTGGGCGCGGCGTTCGACCAGGCGCTGGGCGACAAGGCCGGCATCCGGCGGTACGGCTCGGCGACCGTGCCGATGGACGAGGTGCTGGTCCGGGCCGCGGTGGACCTCTCCGGCCGGCCGTACGTGGTGCACGACGAGCCGGTGCTGGCCCCGTACATCGGGCCGGTGTACGCGACCAGCATGACCCGGCACATCTGGGAGACCTTCGGTCAGGCGGCCCGGGTCACGCTGCACGTCGACGTGCTGCGGGCGGCCCGGCCGGGCGGTCACCCGGACGCGCACCACGTGGTGGAGGCGCAGTTCAAGGCGGTCTCCCGGGCGTTGCGCGAGGCCACCGCGATCGACCCGCGTTCCGCTGGGGCGATCCCGAGCACGAAGGGCGCGCTCTGA
- the priA gene encoding bifunctional 1-(5-phosphoribosyl)-5-((5-phosphoribosylamino)methylideneamino)imidazole-4-carboxamide isomerase/phosphoribosylanthranilate isomerase PriA, whose amino-acid sequence MSLTLLPAVDVADGRAVRLVQGAVGSESIYGDPLDAALAWQQDGAEWIHLVDLDAAFGRGTNAHLLAEVVRQLDVKVELSGGIRDDESLRAALGTGAARVNIGTAALEDPVWCDRVVEEYGDRVAIGLDVRGHTLSARGWTRDGGDLYEVLERLDKAGASRYVVTDITKDGTMRGPNMDLLREVCARTDRPVIASGGVSTLDDLRALATLESVGVEGVIAGKALYAGAFTVAEALRTLAEA is encoded by the coding sequence TTGAGCCTCACCCTGTTACCCGCCGTGGATGTCGCCGACGGCCGGGCCGTCCGCCTCGTGCAGGGCGCCGTCGGAAGCGAGAGCATCTACGGCGACCCGTTGGACGCCGCGCTGGCCTGGCAGCAGGACGGTGCCGAGTGGATCCACCTGGTCGACCTGGACGCGGCCTTCGGTCGGGGCACCAACGCGCACCTGCTCGCCGAGGTGGTGCGTCAACTGGACGTGAAGGTGGAGCTCTCCGGCGGCATCCGCGACGACGAGTCCCTGCGCGCGGCGTTGGGCACCGGGGCGGCCCGGGTGAACATCGGTACCGCGGCCCTGGAGGACCCGGTCTGGTGTGACCGGGTGGTCGAGGAGTACGGCGACCGGGTCGCCATCGGGCTGGACGTGCGTGGTCACACCCTCTCGGCGCGGGGCTGGACCCGCGACGGCGGTGACCTGTACGAGGTGCTGGAGCGGCTGGACAAGGCGGGCGCGAGCCGGTACGTGGTCACCGACATCACCAAGGACGGCACGATGCGCGGGCCGAACATGGACCTGCTGCGCGAGGTGTGCGCCCGTACCGACCGGCCGGTGATCGCCTCCGGTGGGGTGTCCACGTTGGACGATCTGCGGGCGTTGGCCACCCTGGAGTCGGTCGGGGTGGAGGGCGTGATCGCCGGTAAGGCCCTCTACGCGGGTGCCTTCACGGTGGCCGAGGCGCTGCGGACGTTGGCTGAGGCGTGA